TCGCAGACAACCGCAAGGTTCGGGTTGTGCGTAACCATGATGATTTGCCGACGCTTCTTAGCCTCGGTGAGCACTGGGACAAGAAGGCTCACCACAGTTTCGTTATCGAGGTTTTCTTCCGGCTGATCCAGAATGATTGGGTTGCGCCCCCTGTCCACCAGCAGATAGAAGATCAAGAGCAGAGCACCCCGTTGACCTGGCGAGAGCTGCTCGATCTCAGCATCTTGAAACGTCAACGAATACCGGGGTTCTAGGTAGGAAAGATCAAATAGGAGGTCATAAACCTCATTCGCACTTTTGTCCTTACGCAGCATTGAGTCGATGCCGTATTCAACCCTGTCGCCAATCGTAGCGGCCGCAGCTGAGATCCTGTCGTGCAGCGCTTGAGCAAAAACAACAGCCTCTTCACGGTTGTCGAAATCAGCAGCTTCGCCCAATCGGCGCACTGTGTTGAGGCTCTCGTCCTCGCCTCGAAACTCGCCGACGTTTTGCTTCAGCAGAGTGAAAAGGCTGGTGGCGAAAGCGTCAATTGAGCCGCCGAGCTTCGCCTTGAATTGGAGTTTGTACTCCTCGCGAATCAGACTGTTTCCCTGAATTAGTTCTTGAACCGGCTTGAACAGCGCCTCCCTAGCTCGTCGCTGAGCATCGAGGATGTCGTAGACTTCGCCTGCCAATGCCAGTCGAACGCTCCGATGCGCGTTCAACAACTCTGGCAGAGCATCTATTTGAGCGATCCTAGCCTCCAGTCCTTTCACCGTTTCTGGAGAGTCACTAGAGCCAATAAGCTCCAGATACTTCTTCTCCCACTCTTGAACTGCGAGCAGATGATTCTGATAAAACAGCTGAGGTTGATCCAACTTCGCTTTAGCTTCGACTTGCTTCCCTATGAGTTCCTGGCGTTCACCTTCCGCTGCGGTGGCCCTAATACCAATGGTCCTTTGCTCAGCTAAAAACGCTTCTTCGAACTGTGCCAACGTACCAAGATTTAAGTCGATTTTCGCCACGTCGGTGACGGCCAGGCCCAATAGGTCGAGATCTCTACTGGTGTCGTTCACGAACTGGTCGTAGGTACGCTGGAGCAACCGGACTTGCTCCCTCACGTCCTTGATGGCCTTGCTCTTGGCCGCTAGCTGTGAGGCCTTCTCATTAGCTTTGTTGTGTTCATCTTCCAAACTTTTGAGATTTGCAGCGATTGCCTCAATGGCCTCGGCCGTCGTTTTTTGCTCAGGTGATAGCTCAGCAGAGGGCTTTTCAATTGCCGCTGGCCTCACAGCCTCATGCTCCGCAAGTTGCCGTCGCTTGAGGGTCAGTTGTTCCGTTAGGCTTTTTCTGACTAAAGGATGGAGTTGGTTTTCGTAGGTAGCGATCTCAAGATTGACCCGTTTCAGATCCTTACGAAACTCGTTCAGCTGAAGGCGGTACGTGCTCTCCTGCTGCTCAATTAGCTGGTCAAAATCCAGTGCGCCTAAACGGATTGCATCATCGGTATGCGAGAAAATGACCGCCCTAAGCTCATTTTCAAAAGCGTTAGATTGGCCGGTAACATGTGCATTGCAGAGATCTTCGAAGTGTCCTTGAGGGATATACTTCACCATTTCAACCATCTCGGCGGGCGGGTCCGCATTGAGATTGCAGGTGTTAATGGTTCCATCATGCCAGATGATGAACCCCTCGAACTGTCGAGCAGGCTCTCCAGCCTTCCCCCGAAACCGCTCCTTTCGAAGGAAGGAGAAGTGATTGGTCTGGCGCGAATGGCCCAACAGAGCCAGGACGTCAGCCAGAGCGCTTTTGCCACTCCCCTTGTTGCCAATTATGGCGACAAGATCGGAGTTCAACGGAAGCTGGACATCGCCCAGCCAGTGCGAGGCCAGTGCAGATCCCTGCACTTTGCTGATCATCACATGGTCGATGAAATACGTTTTGTTGGCCGCGATATGATCTAGCTTCGGCGGTGATATGCCTATGAATGAGCGCTTTGCGGGCTCTAGTATTGCTTGCTGCAACCCACGAAATGTGGGGTCAGCCTTGATCCAGGTTTTCTTGTCTGACGGAAAGTCGCCGTATCCACGACGATCATTGCTTCCATGAATACCAACAAAGCAGTGCGCATCACTTCCGGCCACAACTAGGCGAGATACGTCTTTCAATCCCTCTCTTATACCAACATAAAACTTGGCATTACCGGGTGTTTCTTCCCCGACAAAAGCGGCACGGACATCTAGATTTCGACTTTCGAAAATCGGAGAGCATCGTACCAGCCCAATGAAATAAGCGTAGTGATCTGTCCATTTCACATCGCTCAGGCCATCGTTCGTATCGTATGGCATGAACCCAATAGCTTGTTCATCAGGAACTTTTGCTATGGCCTCTTTGTAGCTGTCACAAGTCAACTCGGCAATTTTAGCGCCAGCCATATAGGCCTGCGCATCATCTGCTGCCACCTGCTCAGGCTTGAAACCGTGATACCTGAGAAGCGCGTCCGGAACTTGCTTGGCAAAATCAATGAGAGCCCCATCTGACAATGGCCTGCTATTTTCGGCGAGTCGGAGGTGGGATAAAAAATCTTTGAGGATCTGATCATTCAGCTCGTTGGAGAACAGAACATGGGCATTAAGGCGGCCCTTCATAGGGGCAGCAAGCCTCAGCTCAATCCCAGGGAAGACAGTTTTCGTCAACTTCGGGGCGTCCGGCTCGCTCAATCTGCGTTTCAGCGCAAACCAGCCGTCAAACGTCCAATAGTCCATCAGCGCAAAGACATCGGGCTCCGCCTCATTCAGCGCCTTAATCATCTCGTCCACAAGGGCGTTGTTAGCAGGTGAACCTAGGTTCTTCCGGTCAAATTTCTGCCCGCTCCACTCAAATGACGCTGGAGTGTGAATATGCAAATCCCACTGCCGCCACTCTGAACCGCGCTCACTGCCGCTCTGAATCGCCATTGCTCGCCTTCCTTTGTCTGGAACTGCCGATCCATTTGGTTCATCGCGCCAATGGATACCAGATGGTAGGTCTAGTTCCTATTACCGACAAGTCGACGATTTTTTACCTGAAATGCCTGTTTCTGATCGCTAGCAACCGCTCATGACCAATCGCTTTTGGCCGAATGCTGCCGGTCGCGAAAGGCAGCAATCGGCCCGTCCCAACTGTGAACGCCGCCATCAAGAAATTGATAGCACTTTTCACCCTCACTTATCTCCAATGACATGTGCGTTTCTCCTGACAAACTGGAGGTCGATATGTCGATTCGCAAGATCGCTTTACGTTCCTCCCTGGGTTTTTAGCACTCGCCGGATGTGCAGGCCCAAGCCAGAAGCCCCCTCCCACGACCATGCAAGTCGACCTTTAGAAATACCAGGCCACTTGGTATGAGCAGGCCAGGTTACCTATGTTCTTTCAGCGGAATTGCCAGCAGTCAGAGGCGCATTATGGTTTACGTGATGATGGCCGCATTGACGTCACCAATCGTTGCAGGGAGGAGGGTGGCGATTGGAAAGAGGTACGCGGAATTGCCGATCCGCAGCAGCCAGGTAAGACAGACAAACTGTGGGTGCAATTTGATAACTGGTTCAGCCGCATTGCACCAGGAATAGCCAAAGGTGAGTATTGGGTGCTTTACCACGACCCCGCCTACCAGTTCGCATTGGTCGGCCACCCGAATCGAGAATATCTATGGGTACTTTCACGCGCATCTGAAATTACCGGCGTCAACCGCGAACAGCTGCTAAAGATTGCTCAGCGACAGGGGGTATGACACCAGCAAACTAATTTGGCGTCCGGCAGATCCGAGCAAGCCCTAGTCGACTTGTAATGGTGCGTAGGCAGCAGTTTACCGATTGCTGCCTGACGTGAGTTTCAGGGAACGGCCAGTAGCAGCCCCGTCACGTGTCTGAAGAATCTTGCCCATTCACCTCATAGATGCATTCTGCTGAGTTAATGCGGGGCGCAATGTAACTCATATAAAATACAGGCATGCACTCCGGCGTTATGGCGTCGGTTTCCAATGGCTTCCAATTCGAACCTTTCCCGCCATGTCTAGAACAATCCAACGGTCGATGTTAGGCCTCATAGAAACCCTAGAACAGCAACGTGCCGACCCCTCCAGCTCACTAAATTGGAGGGATTTTGAGGACCACGTTCAATATGTTTATCAAACACTTCTGAGCCTTGGTGGCCACAACGTCGTGGTTGCGAAGGATGCTTGTTTGATGGGCCGAGAAGGCGCCGAGTATCAAATTGACGTTTATTACGAGTTTGAGGTGGCTGGAATACGGCATCGAGTTGCTATTGAGTGTAAAAATACAAAACGACGAGTAGAACGCAACGATGTATTGGCTTTCAAAGCTAAGATCGGCGAGTTTTCTGATGTAGTAGGCGTCATCGTTTCTGCCAGCGGTTTCCAATCTGGAGCAAAGGATTTCGCTGAGCGGAACCGAATTTCAGCTTTGAGTATCGAAGAGATTCCCTCAATTGGACAGCTGTTAGGAATGCGGCTTCGTCATAATGCGATACCAACCGAACTCTGCGTTGGAACCCCTTTCTGGACTTTCTTCGACTTGGAAACCGGAGCACCTTTTGGTTTGGGGCATGCTAAGGGTATCCATGCGTTGCTTTTTTGGTCTAAAAATCAAGCAGCTAAATACCATGCTCGCAAACAACTTGCGGCGAACTGGCAGGTTCGTGGGCTGGAAGCACGGCATCTCTTTTCTTATATCCTTGTCGTAGATGCAATGAATGGAAGTTTTGCGACGGCCCCACCACCAAATCACGAACTTGCCAACAGTGGCAACATGTTTAGCGATATGCCTCGGCAGATTCTGATCGATGAATATTGTGAGGAGTACAAGGAGCAGCTCCGAGTTCGACGCGTGATGCCAGGCGCAACCGAAGGATAAGTCAACAAAGACGTGATGTGGAAAGGTTCGAAAGCGGTCATTTTTCGCCGGTCGCTCATGACCGCAAACGGCCCTAAGCTGCCGCCGAAATGTACCAATTCGGCGAAAGCGTCCATGAGTGATCGCTTCCGTCTGATCTGATCTGTTTGTACATGTGTTACACGGGCCTCGAAGGCAGGCCGCAGCGGCCTAGCAAATCCCTCAGGGCAATATCCGTCATCCCGCTCGTGAGGGCGCTGTCCCACTGAGATAGCGTCGCTTGTTTGAAGTTATCGAGGAGAGTTCGAATCACTGTGCTTCTAACATCAATGACCCACTTTGCATGCAGGCCGCTTCGCTCTGCGGACGGAAGCTCATGATGATGGTTGAGTAGTAGTGATGATAGGACGCGTCTTAGTGAAACCATGTTTTGACCAATCTGCGTCGTTTTCGCTCGACGTGACACGGGACGAAAACCAGTCGCATGAAGGGTGGAATTGTCATTGGGCAGTGTCTTGCCGTTGAGATAGATCCACGCTAGGGCTAACCAGATCATGGCGCGCGATGTGTCAGAATCAAGGCTGAAAATGCGGTTCACTTCTCTTTCGGCCTCGTACTCTTTTAATGCCGCACTTGCGAGCACCGCATCGCTCTGCGCATCAAGTGCTTCGACGACAGTGGGTGTTAGGCCACTTCTGTGGTTCGAAAGAGAATGCTGGAGCATGCTCCAGGCAAGATCACGGTGACAGATTTTCCCCTCGATTCGGTGCTCATCGAGCATCTGAACTAGTCCCTCAGGAGCAGTTTCTTCAAGCTCTGATAAAAAGCCTGAGTGAATTTCGGCCACAGATCGGGTGCGCTTTTCGAACGCCCAGTTCTCCAAAATGAAGCGATTGAGAGCAGCATTGATCAGCAGTTTGGCGAACAATCCATCTTGGCTTGGTAGCGTGTTGAGGAGGTCAGAGCGCCAAGTACTTTCAGAGACGCTCTGTGTCATAGATGCAAGAATTTTGGCCTGAATGCCTTTTATATCTTCGTTACTGTATTCCCGAACGCTCTTTCTCTTCGCTGGGCGCGCTTTCTTTTCGGAGGCATACACGAACTGTTGGCATTTGGTCAGAACCTCCCAAGCCCCTGACTCCATGACGACTTCTAACCGATCTGTCGTTTCTGCCGCGTCTTCATTTTGGTTGAACAGCGACAGCAGGTGCGGAAAGGTTTCCAACTCGGATTCAGGAACACACATCCATAGCCATTTAAGAAAGTAGTTGCGAAGCTGCATATCCGACAACATGCAGGAGCCTACGACCTCATCGGGAACCGTGCGTACTGGTACCTTGGCTTTCAACTGCGCATCTTTTGGGCGTAGCTTCGAAGTGAGCCGGCTGTATGGGATCGCAACCTGAATTTCACTCAGCCACTTTCTGTTATGACTGCTTACCAAGCAGATGATACTTTCCAGCAAGCTATGCTCGTCCGCTGTACCGGGGACTTTTGCGTGGAGTGGCAAGGACAAAATTTCGCGGATGACCTTTCGGACGATACCGTCCTCAATCGCTGTCTTAATCTCTCGGTCCGGATACTCTCGCCCAATGCGTTCGAACTCATCTTTGAGCGCACGCTCTATAGGCTGGAACGTGCGATCCATTTTTCGTCTCCTTAAGCCAAAAGTGGGTCGCCCTTTGGGCGAGTTTTGAGATTGTCACGGGTGCGCTGCATCACCCGCTCTCCTTCTTCGGTGCTGCGGTAGGCGGTGATATTCGCACCAGCCAGAACCATGCCTTCAGCTATGGTTCGCACTCGACCGACCTCTTTATACACGTTGGCCATCTCGCAAATCACTATCTCCTCAGGGTTTTCGAGCAAGGCGTTATGGAGGTGCCATAGTTGATGGCCTTGACGAATGAGCAGTTTTTTCTCGTCGAGGTAGTCTTTCATTTTTCGTCTCCCGATGGTGTCTCTGATGTCCTCGGAATGAGGACGACGGAGAGTGTCAGCCAGGAGGTGTAAAAGATGAAGGCCGAATCTCCCGCGAAATTTGAGGGAGCTACTGAAGTCGGAAATGGGCCACTCCTACCAGCGCGGAACCTTAAAGATCTGTCTTTTCTCTAGGGGATCTCCGGTATCAGACCGGATTTTTAAGCTAACGACCACGAAGAAGCACATGTCAGCAGCGTCAGAGCAAGTCGCTAGAGCTGTGAGAGTCGGGCGATCTTCACTTTTAGTATGTGTTGAGCTTGTCCAGCATGTACCCAGCGATTACGCCAGTTACCTCTACCGCCGCTTCTGCTTCAACCTTTGTAATGCCAGAAGACCAAGGCCGGCCGTGGCCGGCGCCTTCTTTATTTCGAAGACGATTAACGCCTACCGCAACGTGATACATGCCGCGTTCCATAACTCGGCATGGAGCTTCTGTCGATGATGGCGGGTCTTCCGGCGTAGCCATGCCGAGAGCAACAAAGGCTTGGCCAAGCAATGCTGGGAAATTGGCTTGCTGAGGGTAGGCGCCGAACTTCACTGTTATCACGTGAGCCGCCGTCGCTTCTAGTAAGTCTTTGCTTGTGCCGGAGAGCAGCGCTGCGTCTTCCGAACCTTTCTTAGCGCGTCTAGCATATGCTCGTAGTGCCTCGGTGAGGTTCCGGCCACTTAGTGATTCCAAGTTCTTGGATCGTAGATCTCCATCCATTGCGAGCACATAGCCTTCGGAATTGAAGGCGTCTACGGCCCGCAAAATGACATCATTTCCTACATAGTTTTCGGACGTTTCCCTGAAACCACCGGAAGCTCTTATCTTGGAAATCAAGCTCTCGACCAGCTTTCCTCCGGCAACTTGGTCGTTATCGAGTGCCCAGGACAGCACAGCCCGTACACGCTTCGCTTTGCCCACCGTTTGACCCTGTACCTTTGGGTCGATGTTCGATAGTCCCGCGCGGCTAATGTAGAAATCCAGATCCGAATGACTTGGCTCTCTGTACGCCCCCGATTGGGAGTCATCGACCATCTTACTAACTGTCGCCACGATCAAGTCTGTGATTGGAAGTGCCATTCGTTTTATGCTCTCTTTTTTTGTTTTGGGCAGCGTGGAAAGCTTAGTGATCCATTGTTCATTCGTCCAAGCACTGTGCTGGAAGGCCATCGTCGATACCCTTCGCCAATGTGACCTGAAATCCAACCCACTCAAGAGTGGTAAGAACCTAGACCCGCTACAGGCATTCCGGAGTTTTAGCCATGGCGAGCAGCCAATCCAACGAAGCGACCAAACTGCTGGACTATTACCTTGATGATTCTGTCGATACAGAATACGCAATTATGCTCTCTGCCCCATGGGGAGCTGGGAAAACTCACTTCATCAGGAAATATCTGGATCACCGTTCGGCTAGTCTGACTGAGGAAAAAGCCCCCTACTACTTGTATGCGAGCCTTTTCGGCGTCACCGCTATCTCTGCGATCAAAGATCAATTTTTCGCCCAGATTCATCCGCAGCTCAATTCGAAGGGTTTTCAGCTTTTCGGAAATATGGCCTCTGGGGTCTTAGAAAAGTTTTCCGGCGCTAAGGGTGGCGCTCAGGCTTTGAAGGAGTTGCTACTAAACCTGGACGGCAAGATTCTGGTAATCGATGACCTAGAACGCTGCTCGATGAAGATCTCGGATGTCATGGGCTTCATCAACACTCTGGTCGAGCATGAGAAGCTCAAAGTGATCATCCTCGCCAACGAGAGCGAGATCCCCAAAGCCCAGCGTGAAGACTACGACAGGCAGAAAGAGAAGCTTGTAGGCAAGACTATTGAGGTTAAGGCAGATCCTGCTGAGGTTCTGGACAAGCTAACGAGCGACCTGAAGTCAGGCGCTGTTAAGGAGATCGTGTCGGCTGAAAAGATGGCGTTGCTGGCCACTTTCAACGCCTCGAAGAAACCCAATTATCGCAATCTGCGCGCCGTACTAGCGGACTTCGAGCGCTTGGTGGGGGTAGTGGATAAGCGGCTGAGCGAAGCCCCAGATGCACTGAAGCAGCTCCTGTTGTACATGATTGCGACAGGCTGTGAAGCCCGCAGTGCAGATTTGAGTGAGGCTATGCTCCGGCAGCTTCCGACTACCGCTTTCTCAGTGGGACGGCTGTTCTCGAAATCAGAAAAGACTCCTACAGAGCAAGCCTTTGAGATGCTCAACAACCGCTACCCCGAGGTCCGCTGGACGGACCCCATTGTCAGCCTGAAGCATCTGGCCGATCTGTTCTTCAGCGGCAAAATCGATGTAGATGCAATCAACGATGAGTTAGCCCGCCATCCAGATGTAGTCGGGCACGCTCATATCCCGGCATGGCGGCTTCTCTGGGATTGGTCGCGCATGAGTAAATCGGAGTATGAGAAAGCCAAGACTGAGCTGTTGAGTGAATTGGCTGACGAAAAGCTTACTCATCCAGGTGTGATTCTGCATGTGGCAGGAATCGCCATTACCCTAGGTGGATATGGTGACCACTTGATAGGCGGCGAGCGGGACCTACTAAAGTATTTCACTGAGTATGTGTTCAGATTGGTAGACGCGGGTACGTTGATACCAAACAAGGGCGTTTATGGCTTCGACAGCATGAGCGCTGTTGGGCTCGGATATTCTTCTTATACCAACCCAGAGTTTACCTCTATCTATACGATGGTGAAGGACGCCAGTGCAGAAGTTTTACGTAGGCAGTTGAAGGTTAAAGCGCACAACTACGTGGCGCGCCTAGCGACTGGGCCTGACAGCTATTCTTCACTATACGAGCATGGCATTGAGGACGAAAACTATGCCGGTGCACCATTTCTTCACCATACAAATGTGGAGGATCTGGCGGCTCTCCTGATCGCCGATTCTCGCACCAATGACCAGCTTTTCGCGTCGCTCGCAAAGCGATACGAGCATAATTTCCAAATCGGCCAGTCCCTGAAGGCTGAGTACGAGTGGGTCGAAAACTTGAAGACTCATTTACTGGCAATGGCCGATGCCGACACTGCGCCGTTTGCAAAAATGCTTCGTGATCGTGTGAACTACTATTTCGAAAAAATCGGAGAAGGAATTGGTTGGCCCGCACCCGTCAGCTAACCCTCTGGCTTAGTTCGGGCGAATGCTCTATTCGCCCGGTTTCTACAGGTAAGATGTAGCGAAGTCGCCTGGTAGCTCTCTCTACACAGCTCTCCCAGCTATAGGCCTTAGAAAAACATCAAAAACTACAACTACGTGCTGATCTGGTGAGTGGCATGTGGCTCACCAATACCGAGGCCTCTGTGAACGAATACGACTTTTCGCGACTAAACGACAAGGAATTCGAAGTCTTCTGCACTGACCTGCTCAGCGCAAGGGAAGGAGTCCGGTTTGAGCGCTTCAAGCCTGGACGTGATGGAGGGGTGGATGGTCGTTATTTTAAGTCCGAGGGGAATGAGTGGATTCTTCAGTGTAAGCATTGGATTTCGACGCCGTTGGAACGTCTGGTTAAGCACATCGAGGACTCGGAGAGCTTAAAAGTTCAGAAGCTATCGCCTAGTCGATATATTTTGGCAGTATCACACCCGCTTTCACGGAAAGATAAAAGCATTTTAATGGAGAAGCTTTCGCCTTTTGTGTGCTCTCCTGATGACATATTAGGTCGCGAGGATTTAAATGATATTTTGGCGAACCACGCTGATGTCGAAAAACGACATTATAAGCTCTGGATTGCTAGCTCAAATGTTCTGAGTTATATCTTCAATAAGCCTATATATGATAGAAGTCAATTTGAGCTTGACGAAATCATGGAGGCGTCTCGTCTGTATGTGCCGACCGTCAACCATGATGAGGCCATTGAGAAACTGGAGTCTATGAATGTCGTCATTAT
This genomic interval from Pseudomonas alvandae contains the following:
- a CDS encoding TrlF family AAA-like ATPase, with amino-acid sequence MAIQSGSERGSEWRQWDLHIHTPASFEWSGQKFDRKNLGSPANNALVDEMIKALNEAEPDVFALMDYWTFDGWFALKRRLSEPDAPKLTKTVFPGIELRLAAPMKGRLNAHVLFSNELNDQILKDFLSHLRLAENSRPLSDGALIDFAKQVPDALLRYHGFKPEQVAADDAQAYMAGAKIAELTCDSYKEAIAKVPDEQAIGFMPYDTNDGLSDVKWTDHYAYFIGLVRCSPIFESRNLDVRAAFVGEETPGNAKFYVGIREGLKDVSRLVVAGSDAHCFVGIHGSNDRRGYGDFPSDKKTWIKADPTFRGLQQAILEPAKRSFIGISPPKLDHIAANKTYFIDHVMISKVQGSALASHWLGDVQLPLNSDLVAIIGNKGSGKSALADVLALLGHSRQTNHFSFLRKERFRGKAGEPARQFEGFIIWHDGTINTCNLNADPPAEMVEMVKYIPQGHFEDLCNAHVTGQSNAFENELRAVIFSHTDDAIRLGALDFDQLIEQQESTYRLQLNEFRKDLKRVNLEIATYENQLHPLVRKSLTEQLTLKRRQLAEHEAVRPAAIEKPSAELSPEQKTTAEAIEAIAANLKSLEDEHNKANEKASQLAAKSKAIKDVREQVRLLQRTYDQFVNDTSRDLDLLGLAVTDVAKIDLNLGTLAQFEEAFLAEQRTIGIRATAAEGERQELIGKQVEAKAKLDQPQLFYQNHLLAVQEWEKKYLELIGSSDSPETVKGLEARIAQIDALPELLNAHRSVRLALAGEVYDILDAQRRAREALFKPVQELIQGNSLIREEYKLQFKAKLGGSIDAFATSLFTLLKQNVGEFRGEDESLNTVRRLGEAADFDNREEAVVFAQALHDRISAAAATIGDRVEYGIDSMLRKDKSANEVYDLLFDLSYLEPRYSLTFQDAEIEQLSPGQRGALLLIFYLLVDRGRNPIILDQPEENLDNETVVSLLVPVLTEAKKRRQIIMVTHNPNLAVVCDAEQIIWSHFDRANSQKISYTAGAIESPAINGHVVKVLEGTKPAFDNRRFKYH
- a CDS encoding restriction endonuclease, producing MSRTIQRSMLGLIETLEQQRADPSSSLNWRDFEDHVQYVYQTLLSLGGHNVVVAKDACLMGREGAEYQIDVYYEFEVAGIRHRVAIECKNTKRRVERNDVLAFKAKIGEFSDVVGVIVSASGFQSGAKDFAERNRISALSIEEIPSIGQLLGMRLRHNAIPTELCVGTPFWTFFDLETGAPFGLGHAKGIHALLFWSKNQAAKYHARKQLAANWQVRGLEARHLFSYILVVDAMNGSFATAPPPNHELANSGNMFSDMPRQILIDEYCEEYKEQLRVRRVMPGATEG
- a CDS encoding abortive infection family protein translates to MAFQHSAWTNEQWITKLSTLPKTKKESIKRMALPITDLIVATVSKMVDDSQSGAYREPSHSDLDFYISRAGLSNIDPKVQGQTVGKAKRVRAVLSWALDNDQVAGGKLVESLISKIRASGGFRETSENYVGNDVILRAVDAFNSEGYVLAMDGDLRSKNLESLSGRNLTEALRAYARRAKKGSEDAALLSGTSKDLLEATAAHVITVKFGAYPQQANFPALLGQAFVALGMATPEDPPSSTEAPCRVMERGMYHVAVGVNRLRNKEGAGHGRPWSSGITKVEAEAAVEVTGVIAGYMLDKLNTY
- a CDS encoding P-loop NTPase fold protein; protein product: MASSQSNEATKLLDYYLDDSVDTEYAIMLSAPWGAGKTHFIRKYLDHRSASLTEEKAPYYLYASLFGVTAISAIKDQFFAQIHPQLNSKGFQLFGNMASGVLEKFSGAKGGAQALKELLLNLDGKILVIDDLERCSMKISDVMGFINTLVEHEKLKVIILANESEIPKAQREDYDRQKEKLVGKTIEVKADPAEVLDKLTSDLKSGAVKEIVSAEKMALLATFNASKKPNYRNLRAVLADFERLVGVVDKRLSEAPDALKQLLLYMIATGCEARSADLSEAMLRQLPTTAFSVGRLFSKSEKTPTEQAFEMLNNRYPEVRWTDPIVSLKHLADLFFSGKIDVDAINDELARHPDVVGHAHIPAWRLLWDWSRMSKSEYEKAKTELLSELADEKLTHPGVILHVAGIAITLGGYGDHLIGGERDLLKYFTEYVFRLVDAGTLIPNKGVYGFDSMSAVGLGYSSYTNPEFTSIYTMVKDASAEVLRRQLKVKAHNYVARLATGPDSYSSLYEHGIEDENYAGAPFLHHTNVEDLAALLIADSRTNDQLFASLAKRYEHNFQIGQSLKAEYEWVENLKTHLLAMADADTAPFAKMLRDRVNYYFEKIGEGIGWPAPVS